The stretch of DNA ACAGCACCACTACAGTTTTCTGCAATTTTATCTGCTATTCTGTGAGCTGGCCTATCTGTACTGTAGtaagaaataacaatatacttattatagaaaatattaaaaaagatacggGCGGCTATATAAGAGAGATATTTACcttaaatcattaatattttcatttgcaaGATAGTAACCTGCCAATATTAGACCTTTACTCATAGCTAACTGATCCACCTATAacgattaatataacaaaattatatcgtttaaatcaaAATGTCGCGCGAGAAATATAACCTCAAAATATGATACTTAGATTAAGAAGGATACTGTACATGTATCGTTACTATTGACAGAatggtaataaataaaatgttttctttatgatcttaaagaaaataattatataaaaaataattataaaatacttacAAGAGTAAGAGCAATTTCCGCCATTGGCGAAACATGTAGACAAATATGGAACAGCGGGATTGCATCCTCGATACGTAACTCCGAAGATTTTCCGTCGTTCTTACTTATTAGTCTAGCAAGTAACAAACCATTGATAGCACAATGTGGATACTTTGCAGCGTGCaagattattttacaatatgcACGGGGAGAAAAGATAACGTCTGCCATTTTCACTGACAACGAAGTATATTGCAGTGATGAACATGTAATTACCCACGTCATGCTTTCTCAAATGATTCGCTTCCCTTTTCGCATCACGTGACTCTTGACTAACCAATCATCAGACGTAAGGGCCGTCGTAATTTCGTTACCATAGCGATGGCACAGCTGATCGTGTATGTAAACAGACGCTACTATCCGAATGTGACAGCTTTACCTGACCGTCAAACATGAATGACATGTATATTCGATATCGAGCGGCgtgatatattaaacatttgttacacttttctctaattttgtttaataatttgttttggtaattttataattacttacTTTCTACGAGGTAAACTTTGCTCTTGGTAATTACAACATaaggataaatttt from Vespula pensylvanica isolate Volc-1 chromosome 11, ASM1446617v1, whole genome shotgun sequence encodes:
- the LOC122632822 gene encoding ER membrane protein complex subunit 8/9 homolog, with translation MTWVITCSSLQYTSLSVKMADVIFSPRAYCKIILHAAKYPHCAINGLLLARLISKNDGKSSELRIEDAIPLFHICLHVSPMAEIALTLVDQLAMSKGLILAGYYLANENINDLSTDRPAHRIADKIAENCSGAVLVVVDNKEMTLNMTSSPLRISQYADGKWKLKDKANIFYEGGVAPTDALYSLLEREQYRNLVDFDNHLDNITLDWQNHKLNKVIDETVEEHE